The Chloroflexota bacterium genomic interval TCTCATCCCTGTTCAAGAAATTCGAGGGCGCGGGCGAGGGGAAGCGGAACCAAAAGAAGGACGTCTTCCGCGACATTCAGCAGGGCCTGGAGACGCACACGATGCTGGAGGAGGAGATCTTCTACCCCGCGGTGAAACGCATCGACGAAGAGATGATTGCGGAGTCGCTCCAGGAGCACCACGTCGTCGACGTGCTGCTGAAGGAGGCCGAAGGGCTTGCTGCCGATGGCGGCGAGGAGTTCGACGCGAAAATGGCTGTCCTGATGGAGAGCGTCCAACATCACGTGGACGAGGAGGAGAAGAACCTCTTTCCCAAAGTCGAGAAGGAGATGGATCGGGAAGAGCGAACTCACCTGGGCGAGCGAATCACGAGCCGAAAAGAGCAGCTCCGTCGCTCAGCGCGAGCCGCGTAGCAGCCGTTCGGGGCCAGGTGGTTCGGGCCCCGAACGACGGCCACCTTCGGGGCTTATGCGGTGGCGCCGACGGCGTGCGGGTCGGGCATCGGGTTCGCCACCGCCTCCTCCAGGCTTGAGGCGCGACGGTGCATCGAGACGGGGCGGGCGGAGTCGTTCCATCCGATCTGCTCCATCTCGCACGTCAGCTCGATGGCGTAGCCGTCCGGATCGCGGAACTCGATCCCGATGTTGCTGCCGGGTCCGCGTCGTCCCTCGAACTCGATCTCGATCCCGCGCTCCCTGAGGAATTCGCGGGCCTTGAAAAGGTCCTCGACCCGGTCGACCTCGAGGGCCAGGTGATGGAACGTGAGGTACCTGTCCGTCGGCGCGCCGGTGCCGTCCTTCGGTCCCTGCGCGAAGCCGATGGTGTGGTGGTCGGTCCCGTTGCGCAGGAACGCCATCCCCATGGCATTGCGGTCGGAGAGTTTGAAGCCGAGGATCTCCGTGTAGAACTTGATGGATCGCTCGACGTCCGAGACGTTTAGGACAACGTGGCTGACTTTGCGCGTGCGAATGGGCGTTGCCACCTCGCCACCTCCGTTCGGCTGGATGCTATTCAGCGTTATCTTCGCGCCGACCTGATGGCGTGTCAATAGCGCTCAAGCCGTCAGTCGAGCAGGCGCCGGAACCGGTCGCGGCTCCGGTAGGGTCCGACGATGGCGAGATTGGCGCGCTCGTTTCGGACGATCTCCTGTGCCACGCGTCGAACGTCGGCCGCGGTGACCGCTTCGATACTCTGGAGCACGTCGTCCACCAGGCGCACTTCGCGCCGCAGCAGCTCCTGCCCGCCGATCCAGGATGAGACCGCGCGCGAGTCTTCCATGCGGAGCACCAGGCGGCCCTTGATGTACTCCTTCGCCTTGGTCAGCTCCTCGCTCGGTACCAGGTTGGACCTCAGCTGGTCCAGCTCCCCGCGGATCGCGCGGATGCATTCGTCGGTTTTCCTGGGGTCGACCGCCGCGCCCACCACAAAGGCGCCGGTGTCGAGATAGTGGCCGACGCTCGAGTGCACATCATAGGCGAGGCCGCGGATCTCGCGGATTTCCAGAAACAGCCGGCTGCTCATTCCTTCCCCGAGGATTGTGTTCATGACGTCGAGGGCGTAGCGGTCCGGATGGAAGGCGGAGTAGGCGGGAAAGCCCAGGGCGATCTGAGTCTGCTCGGTCCGCTTCGAGCGGAGGCCGACGCGCGGCTCGGTCTGCCCGTCGCGCGCGGGGCTCCAGGGGCCGAAGGGGGCCGGCTCCCACGATTCCACCTGCTCGAATAGCTCGCTGACGACGGTCTCGTGGCTCAAATTGCCCGCCACCGAGATGACGGTGTTCTCCGGGACGTAGTGGGAGGCCAGATAGTCCACCATCGTCTCGCGCGAGATGCCCTCGACGGATTTCGGGCTACCGGCGATGTCGCGCCCCAGCGGCTGCTCCGGCCACATCAGCTCGTCGAGGAGGAGACCGACCAGCTCACCGGGGTTGTCCTCAACCATGGCCAGCTCCTCGATCACGACCTTGCGCTCGCGCTCAAGCTCGACGGGATCGATCCGAGAATGGAGGAGCTGATCCAGCAGCACATCGAGCGCGACGTCGAAGTGGGCGGCGGGAACCTTGGCCCAGTAGGCCGTCAGCTCCTTGTCGGTGGCCGCGTTCATGGCGCCGCCGATGCCCTCGATGGCCTCGGCCAATTCGCGTGGGTTGCGGCGCCGCTCCGTGCCTTTGAACAGCATGTGCTCGAGGAAGTGCGAGACGCCGGCGATCTCGTCGCTCTCATACCGCGATCCGGCCCCCACGAAGATCGTCACACTGACGGCCTGCGTATGGGGCAGCGCACTCGTGAGCACCCGCAGACCATTCTCCAGCACGGATTTTTCGTACATCGACAACTCCCGCACGCCCACTTTCGGTGCGAAGATCGAGCGCAACACAGCAACCGGGGAGAGACGCGGCCCGTAGCCGGATT includes:
- a CDS encoding hemerythrin domain-containing protein, which produces MRAGAAASGGGALFDGSACTMPDNAEVTNLLKQDHREISSLFKKFEGAGEGKRNQKKDVFRDIQQGLETHTMLEEEIFYPAVKRIDEEMIAESLQEHHVVDVLLKEAEGLAADGGEEFDAKMAVLMESVQHHVDEEEKNLFPKVEKEMDREERTHLGERITSRKEQLRRSARAA
- a CDS encoding VOC family protein encodes the protein MATPIRTRKVSHVVLNVSDVERSIKFYTEILGFKLSDRNAMGMAFLRNGTDHHTIGFAQGPKDGTGAPTDRYLTFHHLALEVDRVEDLFKAREFLRERGIEIEFEGRRGPGSNIGIEFRDPDGYAIELTCEMEQIGWNDSARPVSMHRRASSLEEAVANPMPDPHAVGATA
- a CDS encoding pitrilysin family protein encodes the protein MYEKSVLENGLRVLTSALPHTQAVSVTIFVGAGSRYESDEIAGVSHFLEHMLFKGTERRRNPRELAEAIEGIGGAMNAATDKELTAYWAKVPAAHFDVALDVLLDQLLHSRIDPVELERERKVVIEELAMVEDNPGELVGLLLDELMWPEQPLGRDIAGSPKSVEGISRETMVDYLASHYVPENTVISVAGNLSHETVVSELFEQVESWEPAPFGPWSPARDGQTEPRVGLRSKRTEQTQIALGFPAYSAFHPDRYALDVMNTILGEGMSSRLFLEIREIRGLAYDVHSSVGHYLDTGAFVVGAAVDPRKTDECIRAIRGELDQLRSNLVPSEELTKAKEYIKGRLVLRMEDSRAVSSWIGGQELLRREVRLVDDVLQSIEAVTAADVRRVAQEIVRNERANLAIVGPYRSRDRFRRLLD